The following coding sequences lie in one Gorilla gorilla gorilla isolate KB3781 chromosome 5, NHGRI_mGorGor1-v2.1_pri, whole genome shotgun sequence genomic window:
- the LOC101126890 gene encoding uncharacterized protein yields MEKEAMRAKECSFKAVITPCGTTRFGRCLAGGRRRAWSSAPGGRSRGRRSRRKWSLARRPPARNGATLVAARDCAQGGPRVRGGCALRTNFYLWMQLQGPSINTAYPQPHLPILTVGLTSIKGNRHNFYTAISKDVTYKELKNLLNSKNIMLIDVREIWEILEYQKIPESINVPLDEVGEALQMNPRDFKEKYNEVKPSKSDS; encoded by the exons atggagaaggaGGCCATgagagccaaggaatgcag TTTCAAAGCAGTAATTACACCTTGCGGCACTACCCGGTTCGGCCGGTGCCTGGCTGGAGGGCGCCGGAGAGCCTGGAGCAGCGCGCCAGGAGGCCGGAGCAGGGGGAGAAGGAGTAGGAGGAAGTGGTCACTAGCGCGGCGGCCGCCGGCCCGCAATGGTGCTACCCTGGTTGCTGCTCGAGACTGCGCGCAGGGCGGTCCTCGGGTCCGCGGAGGCTGCGCTCTGCG CACCAACTTTTATCTGTGGATGCAGCTACAGGGACCCAGCATTAACACAGCTTACCCCCAGCCCCACCTACCTATTTTAACTGTTG gtTTGACGTCAATAAAGGGAAACCGCCACAATTTTTATACTGCTATTTCTAAAGATGTCacttataaggaacttaaaaacctgttgaattctaaaaatattatgttaattGATGTTAGAGAGATATGGGAAATTCTGGAGTATCAAAAAATCCCTGAGTCTATCAATGTACCAT tGGATGAAGTAGGTGAAGCTCTACAGATGAATCCAAGAGACTTCAAAGAGAAGTACAATGAAGTAAAACCATCCAAATCTGACAGCTAG